The DNA region GTCTGATACTGATTTAATGCAGGGTCCTCGCTGGTTTGTGAGAAATGCGGGCTAACCAGCACTATATCACCCATTTCGCTCGCATTAGCTTCATTTCAACTGTTCAGTTCTTGGAACCAGTAGCACAGACCATGACAATAGCCACGTGTGCTCCAATTGCTGGTTATATGCAAATTTACTTTCTTTCAACTAAATACAAATACTCTTTTATGTGTATCGTTCTATTTCTTAGATTCCTGCTACCACGGAATGTATTGTATTTCGTCTCAATCACATCCACTTTGCCAAATTTTTTTAACATGTGAACCATGTCCTTCTTGCTAATAAAACCTTCAGAGTTGAAAGACACAATTAAGTATTTGGCCTTAATTTTTTCCAATAAATTATTGAACGTTTCTGTGGCATATGCTCTTTTGTTATATAATGATCTTTTCCAATCAGTTGGTATACCAGATACTTTGCTAATATCATTTGGTTTAATATAATCAACAATAAGATTAAGCATAAAATAATTTGAACCATATGGGTGTTGATTATATGGAGGATCTAAATAGGCAATATCGACTTCTTCCAAGCAATCAGAAATTATATTTGAGTCACCACAATGTATTTGATATTCACATTCATAGTTGCTAAAAACTGGGAATGGTAAATGAATATCGCCTAATATTCTAAGAAGAGCGTCAGATCCATTTCCTCCAAATTGTCCGACGCCTGTTTTAGAATTTTTGTAGAACCCTTTAAATACACCAGAAGTATTCGCATGAATAGAGGCTTCAGATAACAATGGCGCTAAGAAATATGGTCTATATTTTTTCGGAACACTTTCAATATAGTGTCTTGCAGTATCTATATACTTTGCATTTCTATTAGTATAAAACACCCTTTCACCATTCTTAACATTTTCATCATCTTTAGGAGCATAAAGTTCTGAAATAAATCCATTAATAAGTT from Marispirochaeta aestuarii includes:
- a CDS encoding DNA adenine methylase gives rise to the protein MKTENIIYAFEEAREENEAYLNEQIITYIGNKRSLLSFINEGINIIKTRLDKNKLSFYDVFSGSGIVARYFKKNAEKIIVNDIERYSEIINTCYLTNHSEIDDKVLKDYYNEIVFKLENEKLINGFISELYAPKDDENVKNGERVFYTNRNAKYIDTARHYIESVPKKYRPYFLAPLLSEASIHANTSGVFKGFYKNSKTGVGQFGGNGSDALLRILGDIHLPFPVFSNYECEYQIHCGDSNIISDCLEEVDIAYLDPPYNQHPYGSNYFMLNLIVDYIKPNDISKVSGIPTDWKRSLYNKRAYATETFNNLLEKIKAKYLIVSFNSEGFISKKDMVHMLKKFGKVDVIETKYNTFRGSRNLRNRTIHIKEYLYLVERK